One Streptomyces sp. B21-105 genomic region harbors:
- the trmB gene encoding tRNA (guanosine(46)-N7)-methyltransferase TrmB, translated as MSDSVSVPDVPPSSPSGEHHPRESVRRTRAKGEPRFPDGPRADPAGSHFERRIRSFQPRRSRVTAGQADALQRLWAKWGLDIDGRPVDLAELFGAGDRPVVLEIGFGMGEATAQMAAADPGTDILAVDVHTPGQGNLLSLADRNALSNVRVANGDAIILLREMLPADSLDGLRVYFPDPWPKKRHHKRRLIQPEFLDLAATRLKPGALVHCATDWEPYAEQMLEVLTAHPDFENTRADGGFAPRPGFRPLTRFEGQGLDKGHVVNDLLFRRVQHRVQPGDH; from the coding sequence GTGTCTGATTCCGTGAGCGTTCCCGATGTCCCCCCGTCCTCCCCGAGCGGTGAGCACCACCCGAGGGAGTCCGTTCGGCGTACCCGCGCCAAGGGGGAGCCTCGGTTCCCCGACGGGCCGCGGGCCGATCCCGCCGGGTCTCACTTCGAGCGGCGGATCCGCAGCTTCCAGCCCCGGCGCAGCCGGGTGACGGCCGGGCAGGCGGACGCTCTGCAGCGACTGTGGGCCAAGTGGGGCCTGGACATCGACGGACGTCCGGTGGACCTCGCCGAGCTGTTCGGCGCGGGAGACCGTCCCGTCGTGCTGGAGATCGGTTTCGGCATGGGCGAGGCGACCGCGCAGATGGCCGCCGCCGACCCCGGCACCGACATCCTCGCGGTGGACGTGCACACGCCGGGCCAGGGCAACCTGCTCAGCCTCGCCGACCGCAACGCGCTGAGCAACGTCCGGGTCGCCAACGGCGACGCGATCATCCTGCTGCGCGAGATGCTGCCGGCGGACTCGCTCGACGGGCTGCGCGTCTACTTCCCCGATCCCTGGCCCAAGAAGCGCCATCACAAGCGGCGGCTGATCCAGCCGGAGTTCCTCGACCTGGCCGCGACACGGCTGAAGCCGGGGGCGCTCGTGCACTGCGCGACCGACTGGGAGCCGTACGCGGAGCAGATGCTCGAGGTACTGACCGCGCACCCCGACTTCGAGAACACGCGGGCCGACGGCGGGTTCGCGCCCCGCCCCGGCTTCCGGCCGCTGACCCGCTTCGAGGGCCAGGGGCTGGACAAGGGCCACGTGGTGAACGATCTGCTCTTCCGGCGCGTACAGCATCGCGTCCAGCCCGGGGATCACTGA
- the lhgO gene encoding L-2-hydroxyglutarate oxidase, which produces MVHVPKIAYDCDVLVVGGGIVGLATAYAITRAAPGTRVTVLEKEPGVARHQTGRNSGVIHSGIYYRPGTLKARYAVRGAAEMTKFCAEYGIAHAVTGKLIVATERSELPRLHGLVQRGRENGITVRELGGAQIAEYEPEVRGLAAIHVGTTGVCDYTAVAQRLGEASGAEIRYGARVVRIDRRPERGVAVLTARGDVVRARVLVNCAGLYCDEIARLTGDEPEVRIVPFRGEYYELARPELVRGLVYPVPDPAFPFLGVHLTRGIDGGVHVGPNAVPALAREGYGWGVVSPREAAATAAWPGVWRMGRRHWRYGLGELRRSVSKGAFVDAVRRMLPAVEESDLIPTSAGVRAQAVLRDGGLVDDFLIREGPRAVHVLNAPSPAATASLPIGREVARRALGALADA; this is translated from the coding sequence GTGGTGCACGTGCCGAAGATCGCTTACGACTGTGACGTGCTCGTGGTGGGCGGCGGCATCGTGGGTCTGGCCACGGCGTATGCGATCACGCGGGCCGCGCCGGGGACGCGGGTCACGGTGCTGGAGAAGGAGCCGGGGGTGGCCCGCCACCAGACCGGGCGCAACAGCGGGGTCATCCACAGCGGGATCTACTACCGGCCGGGCACCCTGAAGGCGCGGTACGCGGTGCGCGGCGCCGCCGAGATGACGAAGTTCTGCGCGGAGTACGGCATCGCCCACGCCGTCACCGGCAAGCTGATCGTCGCCACGGAGCGGTCCGAGCTGCCCCGGCTGCACGGACTCGTCCAGCGCGGCCGTGAGAACGGTATTACCGTGCGGGAACTGGGCGGCGCCCAGATCGCCGAGTACGAGCCCGAGGTGCGGGGGCTCGCCGCGATACATGTGGGGACGACCGGCGTCTGCGACTACACGGCCGTCGCGCAGCGACTGGGCGAGGCGTCCGGGGCGGAGATCCGGTACGGCGCGCGCGTGGTGCGCATCGACCGGCGGCCGGAGCGCGGGGTAGCCGTCCTCACCGCCCGCGGTGACGTCGTGCGCGCGCGGGTGCTGGTGAACTGCGCCGGGCTGTACTGCGACGAGATCGCCCGGCTGACCGGCGACGAGCCGGAGGTGCGGATCGTCCCGTTCCGGGGCGAGTACTACGAGCTGGCACGGCCGGAGCTGGTGCGAGGGCTGGTCTACCCCGTGCCCGATCCGGCCTTCCCGTTCCTCGGCGTGCATCTGACCAGGGGCATCGACGGGGGCGTGCACGTCGGACCCAATGCGGTGCCTGCGCTTGCCCGGGAGGGATACGGCTGGGGCGTCGTGAGCCCCCGGGAGGCCGCGGCGACGGCGGCGTGGCCCGGCGTGTGGCGGATGGGCCGCCGGCACTGGCGGTACGGCCTCGGCGAACTACGGCGGTCGGTCTCGAAGGGCGCCTTCGTGGACGCCGTGCGAAGAATGCTTCCGGCGGTGGAGGAGAGCGATCTGATACCGACGTCGGCCGGCGTCCGCGCGCAGGCGGTCCTGCGGGACGGCGGCCTGGTGGACGACTTCCTTATCCGGGAGGGCCCACGCGCGGTCCACGTCCTGAACGCCCCCTCACCGGCGGCGACGGCCTCCCTGCCGATCGGCCGCGAGGTGGCCCGCAGAGCCTTGGGCGCACTGGCCGACGCGTGA
- a CDS encoding MFS transporter: protein MSREQRGPNEKLGAVLALAGISNAGLARRVNDLGAQRGLTLRYDKTSVARWVSKGMVPQGAAPHLIAAAIGQKLGRPVPLHEIGLADADPAPEVGLAFPRDVGQAVRSATDLYRLDLAGRRAGSGGIWQSLAGSFAVSAYATPASRWLITPADSSVARDIHLLEGSGAPLKVGHSDVQKLREAAEDARRWDSKYGGGDWRSSMVPECLRVEAAPLLLGSYSDEVGRALFGASAELTRLAGWMAFDTGQQEAAQRYYIQALRLARAAADVPLGGYVLASMSLQATYRGFGDEGVDLAQAALERNRGLATARTMSFFRLVEARAHARAGDAHAAGGALKAAEGWLERSRDGDHDPSWLGFYSYDRFAADAAECYRDLKAPRQVRRFTEQALSQPTEEFVRSHGLRLVVSAVAELESGNLDAACEQGVRAVEVAGRISSARTTEYVKDLLHRLEPYGDEPRVMELRERARPLLMTPA, encoded by the coding sequence ATGTCCAGGGAGCAACGCGGGCCGAACGAAAAACTCGGCGCCGTTCTCGCCCTCGCGGGAATCAGCAACGCAGGACTCGCACGACGCGTCAACGACCTTGGCGCCCAACGCGGGTTGACTCTTCGCTACGACAAGACGTCCGTGGCGCGCTGGGTGTCGAAGGGCATGGTGCCGCAGGGCGCCGCGCCGCACCTCATCGCGGCCGCCATAGGGCAGAAACTCGGCCGTCCGGTGCCGCTCCACGAGATCGGCCTAGCGGACGCGGATCCCGCTCCCGAGGTGGGCCTCGCCTTCCCCAGGGACGTCGGCCAGGCCGTGCGCTCGGCCACCGACCTCTACCGCCTCGATCTCGCGGGCCGCCGGGCCGGCTCGGGAGGCATCTGGCAGTCGCTGGCCGGATCGTTCGCGGTAAGCGCGTACGCGACGCCCGCCTCACGATGGCTGATAACCCCGGCCGACAGCTCGGTAGCCCGCGACATCCACCTTCTGGAGGGGTCCGGCGCACCGCTCAAAGTCGGCCACAGTGATGTGCAGAAGCTGCGGGAGGCCGCTGAGGACGCCAGACGCTGGGACTCCAAGTACGGTGGCGGCGACTGGCGTTCGTCGATGGTCCCGGAGTGCCTGCGGGTGGAGGCGGCGCCGCTGCTGCTCGGCTCGTACTCCGACGAGGTCGGCCGGGCGTTGTTCGGCGCGAGCGCCGAACTGACGCGGCTGGCGGGGTGGATGGCCTTCGACACCGGCCAGCAGGAGGCCGCGCAGCGGTACTACATCCAGGCGCTGCGGCTGGCCCGCGCGGCGGCCGACGTGCCCCTCGGGGGTTACGTCCTGGCCTCCATGTCCCTCCAGGCGACCTACCGCGGGTTCGGCGACGAGGGCGTCGACCTCGCGCAGGCGGCTCTGGAGCGCAACCGGGGGCTGGCCACGGCCCGCACCATGAGCTTCTTCCGGCTGGTGGAGGCACGCGCACACGCACGCGCGGGGGACGCGCACGCCGCCGGCGGGGCGCTGAAGGCGGCCGAGGGCTGGCTGGAGCGGTCCCGCGACGGCGACCACGATCCGTCCTGGCTGGGTTTCTACTCCTACGACCGGTTCGCCGCCGACGCCGCCGAGTGCTATCGCGACCTGAAGGCGCCGCGCCAGGTACGCAGATTCACCGAGCAGGCGCTGTCGCAGCCGACGGAGGAGTTCGTGCGCTCTCACGGACTGCGGCTCGTCGTCTCGGCGGTCGCCGAACTGGAGTCGGGCAACCTCGACGCGGCCTGCGAGCAGGGCGTGCGGGCGGTGGAGGTGGCGGGCCGCATCTCGTCCGCCCGAACCACGGAGTACGTCAAGGACCTGCTGCACCGGCTGGAGCCCTACGGCGACGAACCGCGGGTGATGGAGCTGCGGGAGAGGGCGCGGCCGTTACTCATGACCCCCGCGTGA